A single Planktothrix serta PCC 8927 DNA region contains:
- a CDS encoding DUF3038 domain-containing protein, with protein sequence MLNSDSTDDQKFNPNRKDLNPEPQPEQFGKITVQIQLLLLAIEALIGIPLETILQVGNLLKLEPNVPDQIQLFQKKSDQDSLSTEEMRSLVLIICYIAQQDQVLIRRALGLVEQMAHQKTEFRQVTLLREYLDTFNQSYQQWMTPHPQTPSDLDTLAIKLLIDLLFYSKPDSHQQLWLTLIESPV encoded by the coding sequence ATGTTGAATTCAGATTCTACTGATGATCAAAAATTTAACCCAAATCGAAAGGATTTAAACCCCGAACCTCAACCCGAACAATTTGGGAAAATTACCGTTCAAATTCAGTTATTATTATTAGCAATTGAAGCCTTAATTGGTATTCCTTTAGAAACAATTTTACAGGTAGGAAACCTGCTAAAATTAGAGCCTAATGTTCCTGATCAAATTCAATTATTTCAAAAAAAATCAGACCAAGATTCCTTATCTACGGAAGAAATGCGATCGCTCGTTCTGATTATTTGTTATATTGCTCAACAGGATCAAGTGTTAATTCGTCGTGCATTAGGGTTAGTAGAACAAATGGCGCACCAAAAAACCGAGTTTCGTCAAGTCACATTGCTGCGAGAATATTTAGATACCTTTAATCAAAGTTATCAACAATGGATGACCCCACACCCTCAAACCCCCTCAGACTTGGATACCCTAGCCATAAAATTACTGATTGATTTATTATTTTATAGTAAGCCGGATAGCCATCAACAATTATGGTTAACGCTGATAGAGTCCCCTGTTTAG
- a CDS encoding response regulator, whose protein sequence is MLPKQILIVDDEPDVRAIAKLGLEMGAGWQVITACCGQEALNLAAHHQPDAILLDVSTPLSL, encoded by the coding sequence ATGCTTCCAAAACAAATTTTAATTGTAGATGATGAACCGGATGTGCGTGCGATCGCTAAATTAGGGTTAGAAATGGGAGCAGGTTGGCAGGTGATTACCGCCTGTTGTGGTCAAGAAGCATTAAACCTTGCTGCCCACCATCAACCCGATGCTATTTTATTAGATGTCAGCACCCCGCTCTCTTTGTGA
- a CDS encoding DUF29 domain-containing protein, producing MTKTSLKTLYDVDFALWIEDTVNQLKSRNIENLDWENLIEEIESLGKRDKRELESWLTMLFEHALKRCYVPLLNCYRGWEVTISRTQQDIKKQLKDSPSLRNYLQENYLNCYQEALGNMQIEYDAKFPDVCPFPQDVDSLLTGKFWETPL from the coding sequence ATGACCAAAACTTCCTTAAAAACACTTTATGATGTCGATTTTGCACTGTGGATTGAAGATACCGTTAATCAGTTAAAATCTCGAAATATTGAAAACTTAGATTGGGAAAATTTAATTGAGGAGATTGAATCTTTGGGGAAGCGGGATAAACGGGAATTAGAAAGTTGGTTAACGATGTTATTTGAACACGCTTTAAAACGGTGTTATGTTCCGTTACTCAATTGTTATCGAGGCTGGGAAGTAACCATTTCTCGAACGCAACAGGATATTAAAAAACAGTTAAAGGATTCTCCAAGTTTGAGGAATTATCTACAAGAAAATTATCTTAATTGTTATCAGGAAGCTTTGGGAAATATGCAAATTGAATATGATGCAAAATTTCCTGATGTTTGTCCGTTTCCCCAGGATGTAGACAGTTTATTAACGGGGAAATTTTGGGAAACACCACTATAA
- a CDS encoding DUF4335 domain-containing protein — protein sequence MMIIRRYTPPTCTLEVQAKRSLISRLKHQPILEQFKFKLCFDDPRLPDADHITIEGDRTQLETLYQVIKNYIQNFLAFSQNLTRYPALVNLKSSTENTPAFVVFDGDQSEIKIKPDGLLYHDLFLGNLSDNSAASFVHLSVLQLFDLADALEEYTTEADQLPNLKSPEKTDSEWLKTILFIIISISCLTGLIKLINLYRQPQTQTATQPTQTVKIPPPNLVPLPPPTLAPLPSLSLGDRFFH from the coding sequence ATGATGATTATTCGACGCTATACTCCCCCAACTTGCACCTTGGAAGTTCAGGCGAAACGTTCTTTAATATCTCGTCTAAAACATCAACCGATTTTAGAACAGTTTAAATTCAAACTCTGCTTTGATGATCCCCGTTTACCCGATGCCGATCATATTACCATTGAAGGCGATCGCACTCAACTAGAAACCCTCTATCAAGTTATTAAAAATTATATTCAAAATTTTCTCGCTTTTTCTCAAAACTTAACCCGTTATCCAGCCCTAGTTAACCTCAAATCCTCTACCGAAAATACCCCAGCATTTGTTGTTTTTGATGGAGATCAATCAGAAATTAAAATCAAACCCGATGGATTATTATATCATGATTTATTTTTAGGAAATTTATCCGACAATTCTGCGGCTTCATTTGTTCACTTGAGCGTTTTACAACTCTTTGATCTCGCCGATGCTTTAGAAGAATATACAACGGAAGCCGACCAGTTACCTAATCTAAAATCTCCCGAAAAAACTGACTCAGAATGGTTAAAAACGATTTTATTTATTATTATTTCTATTAGTTGTTTAACGGGTTTAATTAAACTGATTAATCTCTATCGACAACCCCAAACTCAAACCGCTACCCAACCCACCCAAACTGTTAAAATTCCGCCCCCAAATCTGGTTCCCTTACCCCCTCCCACCTTAGCACCCCTTCCCAGTTTGAGTCTGGGCGATCGCTTTTTCCACTAA